One Desulfobulbaceae bacterium genomic region harbors:
- a CDS encoding TetR/AcrR family transcriptional regulator, which yields MKKADKHQKILNSAIKVFGHKGFFNARISDIAKEAKVADGTIYLYFNNKYDILLTLFEEEIGKLIIEIKEAIAKVTDPREMLHIFATHHLQLVINKKELAEVLQMELRQSSEHVKEYRVNQFADYVNIISEIIHLGQKNNVFRPNLLPGIVKRAFFGALDEVSRLWILTPSHTYTLEQTAETISSIFLDGIIARPECGP from the coding sequence ATGAAGAAGGCCGATAAGCATCAAAAAATCCTTAACTCAGCCATTAAAGTTTTTGGGCACAAGGGATTTTTTAACGCCAGGATATCTGACATAGCGAAAGAGGCCAAAGTTGCGGACGGAACCATCTACCTGTATTTCAACAATAAATACGACATTCTTCTTACACTTTTTGAAGAAGAGATCGGCAAACTTATCATAGAGATTAAAGAGGCTATCGCAAAAGTCACTGACCCACGCGAAATGCTGCACATCTTTGCGACACATCATTTACAGTTAGTGATTAACAAGAAAGAACTCGCAGAGGTTCTTCAGATGGAGTTACGGCAGAGCAGCGAGCATGTCAAAGAGTACAGAGTTAATCAGTTTGCTGACTACGTGAATATTATTTCGGAAATCATTCACCTCGGTCAAAAAAACAACGTCTTTCGCCCAAACCTACTCCCAGGCATTGTAAAGAGAGCCTTCTTTGGCGCCCTTGATGAGGTTTCGCGCCTCTGGATTCTCACTCCCTCACATACGTACACCCTCGAACAAACAGCCGAAACAATCAGCAGTATCTTCCTAGACGGAATTATAGCTCGGCCCGAGTGCGGACCCTGA
- the greA gene encoding transcription elongation factor GreA: MVVRVPMSKTGHTRLREELTQLERHDRMDVVRAIEVARAHGDLKENAEYHAAKERQGHIEGRIMELKDKLGRSEVIDCTQVPIDRVVFGVVVTLVDLDSDEQITYKLLGSEESDVNAGSISVMSPIGQAIIGKEEGDEVTVKTPGGQRKFEVIEITLSEVP; this comes from the coding sequence ATGGTAGTTAGAGTACCAATGTCAAAAACTGGTCACACGCGTCTGCGTGAAGAGCTGACGCAACTTGAAAGACACGATCGAATGGATGTTGTAAGGGCAATTGAAGTTGCGCGTGCCCATGGCGATCTTAAAGAAAATGCCGAGTATCATGCCGCCAAAGAGCGTCAGGGTCATATTGAAGGTCGGATCATGGAGCTTAAAGACAAGTTGGGGCGCTCCGAAGTTATAGACTGTACCCAGGTTCCAATTGACCGGGTTGTCTTTGGTGTTGTTGTAACCTTGGTTGATCTCGATTCGGATGAGCAAATTACCTATAAGCTTCTGGGGTCGGAAGAGTCTGATGTTAATGCAGGCAGTATTTCGGTGATGTCTCCAATTGGTCAGGCAATTATTGGTAAAGAAGAAGGGGACGAGGTAACTGTTAAAACTCCTGGTGGGCAGAGGAAATTTGAGGTTATTGAGATAACGCTCTCAGAAGTGCCTTAG